A stretch of Lacipirellulaceae bacterium DNA encodes these proteins:
- a CDS encoding TRAP transporter small permease, with translation MTRFLEIVLMVAVALLVLDVVWGVFTRYAMGQQANWTEELARFLLVWVTLLGGAVAFGTKGHLGVDYFVGKFHVDARKSMAVIGHLIVLFFAFAIFLYGGARVVSDTFAMEQVTPALGWRMGYVYLALPISGVFMVLYTIENLLERIATPADKLGDSGLETSAAGDLE, from the coding sequence ATGACGCGATTCTTGGAAATCGTACTGATGGTTGCCGTCGCCTTATTGGTGCTGGACGTTGTGTGGGGCGTCTTCACTCGTTACGCCATGGGACAACAGGCTAATTGGACCGAAGAGCTTGCTCGGTTTTTGCTCGTTTGGGTCACGTTGCTTGGTGGTGCTGTCGCGTTCGGCACTAAAGGCCATTTGGGCGTGGACTATTTCGTCGGCAAGTTCCATGTGGACGCTCGCAAGAGCATGGCCGTGATTGGCCATTTGATCGTCCTGTTCTTTGCCTTCGCTATCTTTCTCTATGGTGGCGCTCGGGTGGTTAGCGATACGTTCGCTATGGAGCAAGTAACACCCGCATTGGGCTGGCGGATGGGTTATGTCTATCTCGCGTTGCCCATCTCGGGTGTGTTCATGGTTCTTTACACCATTGAGAACCTGTTGGAAAGGATCGCCACACCTGCCGACAAACTGGGTGATTCGGGTCTCGAGACCTCGGCCGCGGGAGACCTCGAATAG